From the Bacteroidales bacterium genome, the window AAAATTGGTCCTGGTAAGCCTGGTATAGGCGATCCACCTGGAATCGGCCGACCAGTCGCCATGCGCCGGCCGGAAGGGTCCGGGCCGGTACAGAGCATCGGAATTGATTTTGGTCACTGCACCGGAAGCCAAATCCATCAGATAGAAATTTCTTCCGTTGTCCACGTAGCTGAGCTTCTTACTGTCGGGCGACCAGTGAATATCGCTGTAGAATCCTGTCCCTGTAAGCGGAAGGACCCTGGCCTCCCCGCGGCCGTCCTGCGGCTTGATATGCAGGGCATATTCCCCGGTGGCATCGGAAAAATAGGCCACCTCTTTTCCATCGGGCGACCAGGCCGGGTATTTCTCATGGGCGCTGCTGGTCAGGGTCAGGTTGCGCGGATCGCCCTTATCGGCAGGCAGCGTGAAAATCTCCCCCCTGAAATCGAAGACGGCTCGGGCTCCGGACGGGGAGACATGGGCCGAACGGATGTAGCGGTCGCCCTTCACATAGCGGGGACGAAGCTCCAGCAGGTCGGTGGCAATGCCGATAGTCAGTTTTTCGGACCTGGCGTTTCCGGTATCGAAGGTGTGCAGATAACCCTCCTGCTCGTAAATGATCTGCTCTTTATGGTGAGAAGCGCTGATGATGGGGAAATCCTCATACTGCGTCAGCTGCTTTACTTCCTTGGTTCCCGTATGATAGCTAAAAAGGTTAAACTCCCCGTTGCGGTCGCTGAGGAAGTAGATCAGATCACCGATCCACATGGGGTTTATATCGTTGCATCCCCCTTCGGACCTGGGAATTTCTGTTTTGGAATGGTCCTCAAAAGAGAAGATCCAGAGGGTGGACATGGTCCCTCCGCGGTAGTTCTTCCACTGCCTGAACCGGTCGCCTATGGGAGTGTAAACCATGGAACTTCCATCCGGTGAGTAAGAGGCATGGTAGGCATTGGGGATCACCAGCTTTTCCGGGAACCCACCTTCCAGGGGGACCGTGAACAGCTGCAGGAACCTCCCTGTATGGACGTTGCGCATGGAAAGGAAAAGGACCTTCGAACCATCGGGAGTGAACCCGGCCACCTGGTCGGCCATGGGATGCCAGGTAAGCCGTTCGGGGATCCCCCCCTCTACAGGCAGAAGAAATACATCCGTGTTTCCGTCGTACTCGCCGCTGAATGCAATATGCTTTCCATCGGGCGAGAAATGGGGCCTGGATTCTGTGCCCTCACTGATGGTCAGGCGCCTGGGCTGGCTGCCGTCCAGCCTGGCCACCCAGAGGTCGTTGGCATAGATAAAAGCGATGTGATCCTGGCTGATGGCGGGTTGCTCCATCAAACGGGTATCGGTGGGATCGATTCCCGAAAGAGCCATGCTCGTTATACCCAGCAGCAGTGAAAGTGCTGCGAAAATTCCTGCTTTCTTCATAAGTATTTAAATTTTATCGGATGTTTAGCTGAATTGAAAACTCAATTTAGCGATTTGTTTTTATTCTGCATGCCGTGTATATTTAACAACACCTGAAATGAAAGTATACCGCATCAGTAAATGGGCCTTTGGAGGGATCTGCCTGTTGATCCTTCTGCTTCCTGTTTCCCGTTACTGGCAATTGCTGGCCACCGGCGACCGGACCACCGGCACGGTGACCCGGTATGTGATGCGGATGATCGATAAGCTTCCGGGTCAGAGCTACCCGGCAGAGGTCAGTGAGATTGAATTTCAGGCGGAAGGGGTCGTTTACAGGGCCTACGGGCCGGTCAACTATGAATACCAGGACGGGCGACGGCTGACTGTCATTTACAGGCCGAACAATCCCGCGGAAAACTGTGTGTTCACCTTTACGGCTTTTTACCTGGACAACTACGTGGTGCTCCCGATTATTCTGCTCACCCTGTGGTACGCCTTCTACCTCACCTTTAACAACTACAGCAAGCGCAGCAAAAAGTCCGGGGGCGGGGCAGCACCTTCCGGAGGGCGGACAGCGCGGTCTTCCGCTCACCCGCTGCGAAGGATCCCGTTCTTATAAACCTGATTGATAGTGAGGCTGCAGGCCCCCCCGTCCAGCAGTACCAGGTCGGCCGGAGCCCCTACCCGGAGTCCGTCGCCCATAGCCAGGTTCATCAGGTTCAGGGGGTTGACCGATCCCATCTCCCAGGCCCTGGTCAGTCCGCACATAAAACTCATCTTCCGCACCCCCTCCAGTAAGGTGCCGGCAGAACCGGCCAGCAGGCCGGGATCGCCCTCGCGGTGCAGCTTACCCGCGGGAGTCAGTTGTACGGCCCCGGTGGATGGCGAGATGTAGAGGCCCGGCTCCATTCCGGTGAAGGACATCCCGTCGCTGACCAGGATGGTCCTTTCTTTTTTAATTCCGGAAAATACCTTCAGAACCGAATCGGGCAGATGAAAGCCGTCTGCTATCATGCTTACATACAGTGTTTCACTGGCCAGCTGATCCCAGATATAATTGGGGTGGCGGGGAAGTACCGGGTGGCACCCGTTCCCCAGATGGGTCGACAGGGTGGCTCCGGCTTTTACCGCCCTGAGAATCTGACCGGTATTTGCTGCCGTGTGTCCGATGGCCACCACCATGCCCAGTTTTACACAGGCCCTGATCAGTGCTTCGCATCCGGGGAGTTCCGGGGCCAGGGTGATGATCCTGATCAAACCCTCTGCCTCCTCCTGCCAGCGCTCTATTTGCGGGATATCCGGATCCAGGCAATACTCCTCCGGGTGGGCGCCCCGGGGTCCTTCCTCCCTGGAAATAAAGGGACCCTCCAGATGAATGCCTCCGATCATGCGCCCTGCCAGACCATCCCTATGACGCAGCTCCTTCAGGGTCCTGATCAGGCAGGAGGTTCGACCGGCAGGTCCGGTGATCAGGGTGGGGTAAAAGCGGGTAACTCCCTCTTCGAGCAACAGCGGGGCCACTTCTTCCACCTGGCGGGGAAGCAGTTCCGGGTCGTTGAAATCGACTCCTCTCATTCCGTTGATCTGCAGATCGACCAGACCGGGTGCAATCACAGGAAGCAAGGATCTGCTTTTTTCGGAGGAGAACGATGCTCCCCCCTCTTCGCTTATGCTGTAGATGGATCCGTTTCGCATTCCCAGCCGGATCACCCGGCGGCTTCTGTAATGGATCCCTTCCAGGATAGTATGTGGCTCTTTATCCATGTCAGGGTTTTTTTAAGGGTTTACTGAGCAGGAGTCCCACCAGGCAGTACAACAGGAAAGTGACCGCTACCGGCGAGCCGATTTCAGCCGCCAGGGGAATCTCGACAATAAATTTAGCAATCACAAAGGTAAGCAGGCCGCTCCCGATGGACAACAGGGCAGCCCGGTGATCCATCCGCTTAAAGGCAGGAAGCAAGCCCATCATCATGGGGACCGATACCGGTCCCAGCAGGGCCGCAAACCAGGAGATGATCAGTCCCAGTACTCCCCCGAAGGTATCGGCGTTCAGGGCAATGAGGATGGTGAGCGCCAGGAAGCCCGCCGAGGTAAAGCGGATCACCCGCAGGGTCCTGATTCCCTCCCGGCGCTTTGGAAACAAATAGGGGATGATATCCCGGTTCAGTACTGCGGTAATGGTATTGGCATCGGAGGAGGTCATGGTCAGGGTATTGGCAAACATGGATGCCAGAACCAGGCCAACCAGTCCGGGCGGCAGAAACTCCAGGGCCAGCCGGGCATAGGAGTTCTCCGGATTCTCCAGGGAAGGGAAGAAAATGGGGGTGCACCACATGGGGAAAAACAGCACCAGGGGCCACAGCAGGTAGAGCAGGGCCGACAGGCGGGCCGATTTCCTTACACTGGCTTCGGAGGGCTGGGAGATAAAGCGTGTGGCCAGGTTCCAGGTTCCCCCGTTGTAACTCAGAAAATTGAGTACCAGGAAGGTAAGGGCGAACCAGATGGTATAGGGCTCCGGAAAGGGATTGGTATGGCCGGCGGGCAGGCGTTCCCAGACATGCAAAGCCTCCCGGATCCCTCCCAGCTCCGCGACTACCACTACCAGCATCACCACCCCGGCCACCAACTGGATCGAAAACTGGAAAAGGTCGTTCCACACATCGGCCCAGATCCCCCCCAGGGAGATATAGACCAGGGAGACTCCCCCTGCCAGCAGGATTCCGGCCATCACGGGCAGACCGGTAAAACCGTTCAGCAGGATGGCTATGGCGGCCCATTTGGCAGCGATATCAAAAAGCTTCAGGCACACTCCGCTCCAGGCAATGACCTGCTGGGTGGCCCGGTTGTAGCGCCGGAGCAGGTATTCGGTGGGCGACTGGATCTGGTACCTGATCCGCAGGCGGGCCCAGGCCGGTGACATAAAGGTGGAGCCTGCGATCAGACCGGCAAAGATGGTCAGGGCCCACCAGAAATAGACCGAGATCCCGTAGGTATAGGCCAGGGCAGCATAGGCGACAAACACGGCCCCGGAATAGCCCGATACATGGTGGGAGATCCCCGCCAGCCACCAGGGCAGTTTCCCTCCCGCCACGAAAAAATCGTCCGGACTCTTTACTTTTTTCCGGAAGGCCCAGACTCCGGTACCTATAAGTCCCAGAAAAAAAAGAATGATAATCAGGTAGTCGATTCCTGTCATGTAGCAGTTCCTTTCAGCAAGGAGGCAGATTCTTTATCCAGGAAAAGGCAGGCATCTGCATGGGTGGTAAGAATAGAGGCAGGCACAAGGGGCGAAACAATCTCTTCCAGGGTGTTCTTAACCGCTATGGCCTTCCGGGCATCAGGCACGCTGCAGATGATCGTTTCTGATTTCATGATCTGGCGGACCGACATGCTGATGGCACGCGACGGGACCGACTCCAGGGAAGGGAACCAGCCCTCCCCTATTTGCTGGCGGCGGCAGGCTTCATCCAATTCCACCACGATATAGGGATCTTCGGTCCCGAAATCGGCCGGCGGATCGTTGAAAGCCAGGTGGCCGTTCTCCCCGATTCCCACGAAGGCCACATCTACCTGGTGCTTTTCGATCATCCGGCCCAGCCTGGCACACTCCTCTTCCGGATTGGCCTCTCCATGGATGGGGTAGAAAGCTGCAGGTGAAACCAGGTTCACAAAGCGCTCCCTCAGATATTTCCGGAAGGAGGCCGGATGGCTTTCCGGTATTCCGAGGTACTCGTCCAGGTGGAACACAGTAACAGCAGACCAGTCCAGGCCGGATCGTACCAGTTCGCCCAGCATTTCAAACTGGGAGGCCCCCGTAGCCAGGATGATGGTGGCCGAGCCCCTCCTCCCGATGGCCCTTGAAATATGGCCTGCCCCTTTTTCCGCAGCTGCTCGTCCAAGGGCAGCCTTGCTGTCAAGAATGGTTATTTCCATAAGCCCTGGAATATAGTCATAAAGTACTTATAAAATTGCTGAAAAAAAAAACATCCTCCCTGATCCAAAAATAACCGGGAGTCCTGAGAGTTCTTCTTTTTGCTTATCTTCATGTACTACCATGGACCATGCATTTTCATTCATTAAAAAATTGTCCCAATGAAATCCTTACACCCTTTCTTCATGTCTCTCTCCCTCCTGCTCTTCGGCCTGTTTCTCCTTCCGGTTTCGGCACAGGAGTCGATGCTCTGCGTGGGAGCCCACTGGAGCGAAGATGATGCCAATCTGAAAATGAAAGAGTTCCGTTCTTCCTGGAACAACCTGGAGTCCTGGGAGGCCCGGGCAGATTTGATCAGGGAAGGCATCATCCAGGGGATGCAGCTTGAAAAAATGCCGGTGATCGAAGGGCATTTCCATCCATGGATCCGCCACCGCAGGGAGATGGACGGCTACGTGGTCGAAAACATCGCCGTG encodes:
- a CDS encoding DUF3592 domain-containing protein codes for the protein MKVYRISKWAFGGICLLILLLPVSRYWQLLATGDRTTGTVTRYVMRMIDKLPGQSYPAEVSEIEFQAEGVVYRAYGPVNYEYQDGRRLTVIYRPNNPAENCVFTFTAFYLDNYVVLPIILLTLWYAFYLTFNNYSKRSKKSGGGAAPSGGRTARSSAHPLRRIPFL
- a CDS encoding amidohydrolase family protein; protein product: MDKEPHTILEGIHYRSRRVIRLGMRNGSIYSISEEGGASFSSEKSRSLLPVIAPGLVDLQINGMRGVDFNDPELLPRQVEEVAPLLLEEGVTRFYPTLITGPAGRTSCLIRTLKELRHRDGLAGRMIGGIHLEGPFISREEGPRGAHPEEYCLDPDIPQIERWQEEAEGLIRIITLAPELPGCEALIRACVKLGMVVAIGHTAANTGQILRAVKAGATLSTHLGNGCHPVLPRHPNYIWDQLASETLYVSMIADGFHLPDSVLKVFSGIKKERTILVSDGMSFTGMEPGLYISPSTGAVQLTPAGKLHREGDPGLLAGSAGTLLEGVRKMSFMCGLTRAWEMGSVNPLNLMNLAMGDGLRVGAPADLVLLDGGACSLTINQVYKNGILRSG
- a CDS encoding glucosamine-6-phosphate deaminase, with the protein product MEITILDSKAALGRAAAEKGAGHISRAIGRRGSATIILATGASQFEMLGELVRSGLDWSAVTVFHLDEYLGIPESHPASFRKYLRERFVNLVSPAAFYPIHGEANPEEECARLGRMIEKHQVDVAFVGIGENGHLAFNDPPADFGTEDPYIVVELDEACRRQQIGEGWFPSLESVPSRAISMSVRQIMKSETIICSVPDARKAIAVKNTLEEIVSPLVPASILTTHADACLFLDKESASLLKGTAT